The Tachysurus fulvidraco isolate hzauxx_2018 chromosome 10, HZAU_PFXX_2.0, whole genome shotgun sequence genome segment aattttgtaagcgatctaagagaatgttgtgatctttAGATCTCACTGTCCATTCTATTAggttcacatttattattattccagttatccaatcagccaatcatgtggcagcaggaCAAGATCATAATATCATAATGATCCAGGTGAAGAGCTTCAGGTAAAGTTTACAATGAACATAACAGAGTAAAGGTCTGATCTCTGTCACAGTGAAAATGTTGTTGGAACCAAAGGGGCTGGTTTAGTGTTTCAGGAGCTGctgtgattttcacacacattttataacaTTCTTTAAGTATTTACAGAGGTCAGTTAATGATCCCACAGAGAGTTTAATATTACACTGAATTAATTCTGCAAGAACGAGTCTTGAGCAACATTTCTATGGAAAAAGGGGAGGGTTTATGTAGATGCCCACATGAGTTGTGTCATAAAAGTGCTGATCCTCaagacacacagctcacacacacacacacacacacacagctcacacacacagctcacacacacacacacacacacacacacacacacacacacacacacacacacacacctcggaGGACAAGAGCGGTTTTGGAAACTGAGATCAGACTGTAAGTAATCAGACAGAACACTGAGGCAGGAAACTTACAGGGCACAAGGACAAACCTTTACATCAGTTAATTATAGAATTAAAGACCAAAGAATTTAATATCATTTAGTTATGTTACTGAGTCAAGTTTATAGGtgaaggattttatttatttatttaataatatctgACTACATGCAAACAAATCAATAATCAGATGCAGTCTCTAATAAGCATCACTTTTTATTCTTCTAGGTCAGACTGTAACATGGGAGCCGTCCTCGCCGTAGTCGTCGAGGTGGTCGTGGCAGGAATAGCTGCCGCAGCCGAAGCCGCCACTACGGAGGCTGTAGCCGCTTTGGTAGAAGTTGGGGTGGAGTTTGTTGTGGAGGCTGGAGAAGTTGCAGTCACTGCAGCAGAGACAGCAGCAGAAACCGCAGCAGAGGCAGCAGCTGAAGGTGCAGCAGAGGCAGCGGGTGAAACAGCAGCTGAGGTGGCATCCAGCACAGCAGCAGAAATCACAGCGAAAATTCTGTCCTACATCCCCAAACTTTTTAAACTTATTAAAGAAGCATGTGCAATTGACGCCATATTCAGAGCTGCAGAAGAAGTTTTAAAACTGATCTTATATGATCCTTCAGTTGCtgaaaaatacaacaaactGCACATAGCTGTGAACATTTTAGAAACACTCAACACGAAGATGAATGACATCATGAAGTGGCTGGAGGACCATAAGAATGACTCTGTAGAACTGGAGGGAATTGATGTCCCCTTGGAGTCTGGCATCCTGGCCAAATTCTTGCAGCAACTCACAGTGGTAAGAGAAATGTTCAAATATTTACTTTGCATTAACGCCCCCCTGGTGGAGGTGAGGTGTTGTTACTCCTagacatctttttattttttgttcaacAGTCTGTCCTTATCTTCTTCTTACCACATGCATATCAGACCTTTCTGTATATCTTTTGCACATCTTCTTGACTTAGTGACTACTGTGAGGCCTACAGGTGGACCCTGTCCTCCAAAGCtagatgaacatgaacatgaacataaaacCCAGTGTAATTATTTGTATGTTTCAGGCTCTGGGAAACATGCAGAGACTCTCAGAAGACATCAACAAACTCAACCAGAACAAAGAACCAATCAAAGACGCCCAGATTACAACTATATATCGCAGCATGATCCGTATCGTGTCAACATTTGAGTCTCTCGCTCAGtttaaagaggaaaaacaaagcaaaatagCTGCATTggcatcacttcctgtcagcATGAAGGAAGCAGAGGTGTGGAAGCGTGAGCTGGGTTCTGAGGATGTTCCTACTCTTCATCTCTTACATCTGTCTAAgtttagatataaataaaaaataaactggactGGACTGAAAATTGTGTCCTGATTCAGTGCCTGTTTTTAATCAGTATTTACTCAAATCTAGTGATTTTCTTGGTGTTAATCAATTTTATGCTGTGATGGTGATTCAGTTTTAAAAAACCTTAATTTGTGTATGTAAATTCTGGCCTggaaagggaggaggaggaggaggaagaggagcaggagagataaggaggagaaggaagaggagaaaagaggaggagaaggaagaagagagagcagaaggaagaggggagaggaggaggagggagcaggtggaagaggagaaagaggaaagggcgaggaggaggaggaaggggagcattagagaggaggagagagaaggtggagagagcaggagaaaggaaaaaggaggaggaagaagaggagagagaggaaagcaGAAGGAGGTAGATGATCATAGGCCATGTTTCACAAAGTTTACTGAGATTTTTCATGTTAGTCACCTGTAAGATAATTCAGCGACTTTCCTTTCCTCGTGTtctaaatggaaataaaacagaaaaaaaaaccttttatgttttatattttactttttcacttttactaAAGATGTTAAGTGAGTAATTGGGCAAAGAAATCAAAGAATCTAGCAGGAAGTAATCAAGAACCTTCAAAAGATTTTAAGTTGAACTTGAacttaaaataacatttctaaCACTTCCAAGTTTTTAAGTTAAATTCACTCAAGTTTTCAATTCACATTAAttttgtaatacatttttaaatcaattcaaAAGATCCAAACAGGTCAATGTGACTTATGCGGAAAGCGAGGCGGAAGCCGAGGTAAGCAAATGAAtcaatgtttattcattcaacCGGGCATGGAAACACAAAAGCATGCAAATGCTGGGAGATATCCGGTGGTGCAAAGTCCCGAACTGGCGAAAGGCAGTTCGTGTAGAATATAATCCACAGGTACGCTGGAGGAAGCGTAGCGTAGAGCAGAAGCTTAGCGGCGTGTTGCATCCAGCGAATTCCATACAAACAATAACGAACAAAGGGTATTGTTGGGCGTGtggtatatatgtgtgtggggtaACGAGCATCAGGTGAACCAAATCAGTAGACTAGCGAAGGTCTAGTTCAAGACCTAGTTCATGGAAGGACCAAGGACCAAGGTCTAGTTCATGGAAGAAGCAGTGAGCTTCCTGACAGTGACAATGCGCTGTCTGGTCCTCGCTGCACAAACTGTGGATTTTTGAAAGCACTTTGaaatggtgtgtaaatagtctAATACTGTGTATAGAAAtctttctgacaataaatgatAACCCTAAAACCGATGTTAGTTAAATGTTATAACAATGTAAATGTGATGATCGATGCTAgtttttttccctcattttCTGTCCATTCACATTAACTTGAGCTATTTCTCTCAGGTCACATTTAATAACCTTAGccagtgttatacagtatggcATATGCTGgcataagttttttttgttgttggttcatataagcgtgtatgcatgtacacatGCTTGTCGCTAATGCTAGCGTATTAAAATAACCGTTCAAAAACGTGTTTCTTAAAGTTTCTTttgaaacttttattatttttgtttgtttgtagtagCAACTTAAACTGTTTAACAGATGTAGTCATTAGCAGATGTTCATTAACGTTTTACAGTGAAAGTGATTTGCTAATCTAAACGTTTTCTTATGCTCTGTTTTCACAGGTTCTTTTGAAGATGAGAATttatatatgacaaaaaaaggttacctattaaaacattataggTTAAAACATGGAAGCTACAGCAGAACTGTATCATTTATTTGCCTTCATCGAGATTTTTGTGTGCACATTTAACTTAATTAATGCACTTAAGGTCCACTTGTCTAAGATTCTAAGTTTAATAGTGATAGCCAGTTTGTGAATGAATCGTTCTTTTGATCCAGTTCTTTTtagttctaaacagttcgcgtcttgagtcagtgctgatccacaagttactaaagttactcactttcggtcatgcctgacatTCGGTCCGACTCTACATAAACTAATATCCCCTAGTTAGATGTAACTCCtttacactgaactgagacatgttgtgctgagagtaCTGTAAGCTCCAGCtattgatactgcgcatgcgtgaatagctgaaccgatacagcgaatcatctgtacactgaaccgatacagcgaatcatccgtacactgaactgatacagcgaatcatcagtataGAACTGAGAACTGCTTGTTTCGGATGcatccgagaaccgatgaactgatacagcgaatcatttCACTGAACGGAGAACTTTTTTTTCAGACGTGTCCGTCTCCGACATACTGAGAACTgatgagctgttgttactgcgcatgcgtgaaccttcagagcaaattatgcatattgggatatgcatagtaactagtcataggctattaaacatCTTTAAGAACATGTTTAGGCATGGGTTAGAGGACAAGGTACGCTATTTGATGCCTTTGGGCCGAGAGATGGGGTCTTTCACAGACTTTGTCAATATAGCGTTGATCCTGGGTGGGTCCTCTCTAACCATGAGCAGGGTAGAGAAGGACGCCggtcttaaatatttttttgcggGGGGCAGTAGGCATCTGGGTCCATATTACAGAGCCAAATCAGCCACGGATGCCCGAATGCACCACATTAACCCTGTCCAGCCCAGTCCTTTGTACGTCTGTGACCAAGCCTGTTGACAAGATGGCTGCCATACCGGTAGACCTAGTTGACGCCCGTGCGAACCGGTTGGTCTCAAGCCTGACAGATCCACCCATGGTGTCGGTTCGGGCGGCCAGCATTCCTAAGCCATCTGCTTCACCAGCCGGgctgaccgggtcgacggaacctgccgggccggccgggttgacggaaccagccgggccAGCCAGGCCGACCAGGCcaacggaaccagccgggccGACGGAACCAGCAgggccgaccgggtcgacggaaccagccgggccgaccaggtcgacggaaccagccgggccGACACGGTCGCCCGGGTTTTTGGAGCTCTTTATTCTGACCAAGTTAGCCGTACCTGAACCTTCTGAATCTGTTGTCCTGAATCTTGAGCCTGTCTTTGATCTTCTGGAATGTTCTGGGTCGTGTAGTCCAGCTAATATGGTTACGCCCAAGCTCGATAGACCCTCTGCCCTGTCCAAGAGGGATTGCcatgaactctctgcctgggcCAAAATGACTATATCTGAACTAACCAGCCTATCTGCCCTGTCTGtctttagttttgtttctttgacTTTGTCGGCCTCGCTCTCTCCTGACCTCATCTATAGGTCCAgagcacctccagcaccaccctggccacCAACTCCGCTATGGTCCCTGGCTCGAcctgtggcaccaccctggcctccaactctgctctggtctctgtctctgcctccagcaccaccctggccgccaactccgcTATGATCCCTGGCTCGAcctgtggcaccaccctggctcccagctctgctctggtctctgtctcCTCCTGCAGCACCGCCCTGGCCGCCAACTGCACCTTGGTCCCTGCCCCCTTctgcagcaccaccctggccgctaACTCTGCTGTGGTCCCTGGTCTCGCCTACAGCTTCGCCCTTTCTACCTGCTCGGCTGGCTCCACCCTGGCCACTTGCCCGgctggcaccaccctggccacctgctctgcctgtgccaccccggcctcctgctctgccagctccaccctggcctcctgctgtGCCTGGGCTCCCGCGTCACTCTCGTTTCCACTGCCCTCCACGTCCAGAATGTAGGACACGCTGAACGAGTGATTATCCAAACTGTGGCCTGTTAGCATTTCTATGGCCTCTTTAGCTTCCTCTTTTGATGCATATGTGACATTCACCACAGCTGCCTCTGAGTCAGCattcattgcacacacacacaaattctccACACCCTCACCCCGTGCTGGCGAGTCAGACTCTCAAACAGCTTCGTGCTCGGAGCACCATGCTGCTCCACACCATTAGAAAAATATAGTTTTGTAGTAATTTACTGTTCTGCAGCGCACTAAATAAAGGCGCTGATATTTTATGTGTTTCTGTAAAGAGGAGTTGAATTAaccccttttttcttcttcaaccCGCTGCTTTGGCCAAGAGAAAGTACAAGATT includes the following:
- the LOC113648922 gene encoding uncharacterized protein LOC113648922 isoform X2 codes for the protein MLLSQVYRSDCNMGAVLAVVVEVVVAGIAAAAEAATTEAVAALVEVGVEFVVEAGEVAVTAAETAAETAAEAAAEGAAEAAGETAAEVASSTAAEITAKILSYIPKLFKLIKEACAIDAIFRAAEEVLKLILYDPSVAEKYNKLHIAVNILETLNTKMNDIMKWLEDHKNDSVELEGIDVPLESGILAKFLQQLTVALGNMQRLSEDINKLNQNKEPIKDAQITTIYRSMIRIVSTFESLAQFKEEKQSKIAALASLPVSMKEAEVWKRELGSEDVPTLHLLHLSKFRYK
- the LOC113648922 gene encoding uncharacterized protein LOC113648922 isoform X1, whose amino-acid sequence is MGAVLAVVVEVVVAGIAAAAEAATTEAVAALVEVGVEFVVEAGEVAVTAAETAAETAAEAAAEGAAEAAGETAAEVASSTAAEITAKILSYIPKLFKLIKEACAIDAIFRAAEEVLKLILYDPSVAEKYNKLHIAVNILETLNTKMNDIMKWLEDHKNDSVELEGIDVPLESGILAKFLQQLTVALGNMQRLSEDINKLNQNKEPIKDAQITTIYRSMIRIVSTFESLAQFKEEKQSKIAALASLPVSMKEAEVWKRELGSEDVPTLHLLHLSKFRYK